A genomic window from Halogeometricum borinquense DSM 11551 includes:
- a CDS encoding cupin domain-containing protein yields MSDTEPVVKRAGDIEYESVGAAEGMSKGVLLNADDGAPNFAIRRFVLEPGATVPKHTNDVEHEQYVLSGKYTVGIDDEEYEVAAGDSLFIPGGVIHWYRNDSDVEGTFLCAVPNGDDTIQVLDEE; encoded by the coding sequence ATGAGCGACACCGAACCCGTCGTAAAGCGCGCCGGAGATATCGAGTACGAGTCCGTCGGAGCCGCCGAGGGGATGTCGAAGGGGGTCCTCCTCAACGCCGACGACGGTGCGCCGAACTTCGCCATCCGTCGGTTCGTCCTCGAACCGGGCGCGACGGTGCCGAAACACACGAACGACGTCGAACACGAGCAGTACGTCCTCTCCGGCAAGTACACCGTCGGTATCGACGACGAGGAGTACGAGGTCGCCGCCGGTGACTCGCTTTTCATTCCCGGCGGTGTCATCCACTGGTACCGCAACGATTCGGACGTAGAAGGGACGTTCCTCTGTGCGGTGCCGAATGGTGACGACACGATTCAGGTACTTGATGAGGAGTAA
- a CDS encoding DEAD/DEAH box helicase, which yields MSKQVGRIDTLFVHETNDDYLVVVQRDGERVFRAVLELQETNAGPRPAKFRVKRGSNEEPRDPSQFVELARRAERIRISQQTSKARRDEFREMLDGYQLDALVVRTCRYCASNGRYSPITEDTAIKADNEYICPDCAKRELERELDFSGTGAMTQAAQERLESLLLETQDLGRISNLLKGGLDPDLTKFDTVSATTDDIDLVSTSTLDLHPALQSMVENRFETLLPVQSLAVENGLFDERDQLVVSATATGKTLVGELAGVNRALNGDGKMLFLVPLVALANQKHEDFEERYGDHLNVTIRVGASRINDDGNRFDPNADIIVGTYEGIDHALRTGKDLGDIATVVIDEVHTLKEGERGHRLDGMISRLKHYCETREKQRNSYDGAQWVYLSATVGNPEMLAQKLRATLIEFEERPVPIERHVTFADGREKPDIINKLVRREFDTKSSKGYRGQTIVFTNSRRRCHEIARKLEYDAAPYHAGLDYGRRKKVERMFGNQDLAAVVTTAALAAGVDFPASQVVFDTLAMGIEWLSVQEFEQMLGRAGRPDYHDKGTVYLLVEPDCSYHNSMEMTEDEVAFKLLKGEMEDVMTVYDESAAAEETLANVIVAGKKAKRLNDRMIGDVPTKHAVGKLLEWEFIDGFDPTPLGQAVCRHFLAPKDAFRILDGIRQGLSPYELVAEMELAEDDL from the coding sequence GTGTCCAAACAGGTCGGCCGCATCGACACGCTGTTCGTCCACGAGACGAACGACGACTACCTCGTCGTCGTCCAACGAGACGGCGAGCGTGTCTTCCGCGCGGTGCTCGAACTGCAGGAGACGAACGCCGGCCCGCGTCCCGCGAAGTTTCGCGTGAAACGTGGGTCGAACGAGGAACCTCGCGACCCGAGTCAGTTCGTCGAACTCGCCCGTCGAGCCGAGCGGATCCGCATCTCCCAACAGACCTCGAAGGCCCGCCGCGACGAGTTCCGCGAGATGCTCGACGGCTATCAGCTCGATGCGCTCGTCGTCCGGACCTGTCGCTACTGCGCCTCTAACGGCCGCTACTCACCGATCACCGAGGATACGGCCATTAAAGCCGACAACGAGTACATCTGTCCCGATTGCGCAAAGCGAGAACTCGAACGCGAACTCGACTTCTCGGGGACGGGTGCGATGACGCAGGCGGCCCAAGAGCGTCTGGAGTCGCTTTTGCTCGAGACGCAGGATCTCGGCCGCATCTCGAACCTCCTGAAGGGCGGCTTAGACCCCGACCTCACCAAGTTCGACACCGTTTCGGCGACGACAGACGATATCGACCTCGTCTCCACTTCGACGCTGGACCTCCATCCGGCGCTCCAGTCGATGGTCGAAAACCGGTTCGAGACGCTCCTGCCGGTCCAGTCGCTGGCCGTCGAAAACGGTCTGTTCGACGAGCGCGATCAACTCGTCGTGAGCGCGACGGCGACGGGGAAAACGCTCGTCGGCGAACTCGCGGGCGTCAACCGAGCGTTGAACGGGGACGGCAAGATGCTGTTCTTGGTTCCGCTCGTCGCGCTCGCTAATCAGAAACACGAGGACTTCGAGGAGCGCTACGGAGACCACCTGAACGTGACCATCCGCGTCGGCGCCTCCCGCATCAACGACGACGGCAACCGGTTCGACCCGAACGCCGACATCATCGTCGGAACCTACGAAGGGATCGACCACGCCCTGCGGACGGGCAAGGACCTCGGCGACATCGCCACCGTCGTCATCGACGAAGTCCACACGCTGAAAGAGGGCGAACGAGGGCACCGCCTCGACGGGATGATCTCCCGCTTGAAACACTACTGCGAGACGCGTGAGAAGCAGCGCAACAGCTACGACGGCGCGCAGTGGGTGTATCTGTCCGCGACGGTCGGCAACCCCGAGATGCTGGCACAGAAACTCAGAGCGACGCTCATCGAGTTCGAGGAGCGTCCGGTCCCCATCGAGCGCCACGTCACGTTCGCCGACGGACGGGAAAAGCCAGACATCATCAACAAACTCGTCAGACGCGAATTCGACACGAAGTCCTCGAAGGGCTACCGCGGTCAGACCATCGTCTTCACCAACTCCAGACGCCGGTGTCACGAAATCGCCAGAAAACTGGAGTACGACGCCGCGCCGTACCACGCTGGACTGGACTACGGTCGCCGAAAGAAGGTCGAACGGATGTTCGGCAATCAGGATTTGGCGGCCGTCGTTACGACCGCCGCGCTGGCGGCAGGGGTTGACTTCCCCGCCTCGCAAGTCGTCTTCGACACGCTGGCGATGGGTATCGAGTGGCTCTCCGTACAGGAGTTCGAGCAGATGCTCGGCCGGGCCGGACGCCCCGACTACCACGACAAAGGGACCGTCTACCTCCTCGTGGAACCCGACTGCTCGTACCACAACTCGATGGAGATGACCGAAGACGAGGTGGCGTTCAAACTCCTGAAGGGAGAGATGGAGGACGTGATGACCGTCTACGACGAGTCCGCCGCCGCAGAAGAGACGCTGGCGAACGTCATCGTCGCGGGCAAGAAGGCAAAGCGACTGAACGACCGGATGATCGGCGACGTGCCGACAAAGCACGCCGTCGGAAAGCTGTTAGAGTGGGAGTTCATCGACGGATTCGATCCCACGCCGTTGGGACAGGCCGTCTGTCGGCATTTCCTCGCACCGAAAGACGCCTTCCGCATCTTGGACGGGATCCGACAGGGGCTGAGTCCATACGAACTCGTCGCCGAGATGGAACTGGCCGAAGACGACCTGTAG
- a CDS encoding eCIS core domain-containing protein, protein MEFRSTEERAREGDRSSSVPSIQELTGGLNRTRSRGGGGPLTPQECESRFGVEIYMDGLDTKIQRLAKKHGADQVREWADEGMTVDTMGKPRDMRAFRQRQKERPAEVPKDIERRNAKSVQRSRGAHHEASKAGDTNVPDSVRDVISSPGQQLDTSIQRAMEDRMGDNLGDVRIHTGPSAAKACEDINARAFTVGNHIAFNHGEYDPSSAEGQHILAHELAHVRQQTGGAVSMLPQAGELEIDPDPRLEREAEETAQRVMQGGKIGVHRMEHSDVHVQRMPRWNNLPDRDTVASPLVALKEMGLSDELLAELEQTVDDDKYDEFFEDLWRIGDSPKDLGASEGDVGEVLSSHPEKNLVESFVEDSDERGELAVVPGHDSMVKGVQVNSSRNPEFDKLIVDKKSGEVVKVVEEKVGSTDDDYASKATKQAKRALKDIDYGIPRGETGKPKIENIDRLNDCINDLSEEDFGNAEACTIVPKGMDDSHEESTHVETYKWTSEELKLMYNIAHDVRPW, encoded by the coding sequence ATGGAATTTCGATCTACAGAGGAACGGGCCCGTGAGGGTGATCGATCCTCGTCCGTTCCGTCTATTCAAGAGTTGACGGGAGGCTTGAATCGGACTCGGAGTCGTGGTGGCGGTGGTCCGCTAACGCCCCAAGAGTGTGAATCACGATTCGGCGTCGAAATATACATGGACGGGCTGGATACGAAGATTCAGCGACTGGCCAAGAAACACGGCGCAGACCAAGTCCGAGAATGGGCCGACGAAGGCATGACCGTCGATACGATGGGCAAGCCACGCGACATGCGCGCGTTCCGCCAGCGTCAGAAAGAACGCCCCGCAGAAGTCCCAAAGGACATCGAACGCCGGAACGCTAAATCTGTCCAGCGTAGTCGCGGCGCGCACCACGAGGCGTCGAAAGCTGGCGACACGAACGTGCCTGACTCCGTACGAGACGTGATTTCCTCGCCGGGCCAGCAACTCGACACGAGCATCCAGCGTGCGATGGAAGATCGGATGGGCGACAATCTGGGCGATGTACGCATCCATACGGGTCCATCGGCCGCGAAAGCTTGCGAGGATATCAACGCCCGCGCGTTTACCGTCGGGAATCACATCGCGTTCAACCACGGCGAATACGATCCATCGAGTGCTGAAGGTCAGCATATTCTCGCCCACGAACTCGCGCACGTGCGCCAGCAGACTGGTGGCGCGGTGTCGATGCTTCCCCAAGCAGGCGAGTTAGAGATTGATCCTGACCCACGCTTGGAACGGGAAGCCGAAGAAACCGCTCAGCGCGTGATGCAAGGCGGAAAGATTGGCGTGCATCGCATGGAGCACTCAGACGTGCACGTTCAGCGGATGCCCCGCTGGAACAACCTCCCTGATCGGGATACTGTGGCGTCACCACTGGTGGCGCTCAAAGAGATGGGATTGAGTGACGAGTTACTCGCTGAGTTAGAACAGACCGTAGACGACGACAAATATGATGAGTTTTTCGAGGACCTCTGGAGAATCGGTGACTCTCCGAAGGATCTTGGGGCCAGTGAAGGAGATGTAGGAGAGGTCCTTTCGTCGCACCCTGAGAAAAATCTCGTCGAAAGCTTCGTTGAGGACTCCGACGAGAGAGGCGAACTTGCCGTGGTTCCCGGCCACGACTCCATGGTCAAAGGAGTCCAAGTGAATTCCAGTAGAAATCCGGAATTCGATAAACTAATCGTGGACAAAAAGTCGGGAGAGGTTGTGAAGGTGGTCGAAGAAAAAGTTGGTTCAACTGACGATGATTATGCGAGTAAGGCAACTAAACAAGCGAAACGTGCACTCAAGGACATAGATTACGGGATTCCACGGGGTGAGACTGGCAAACCTAAAATCGAAAACATTGATCGATTAAACGACTGCATTAACGACCTATCAGAGGAAGACTTTGGGAATGCTGAGGCGTGTACAATAGTCCCAAAGGGGATGGACGACAGCCATGAAGAAAGCACCCACGTTGAAACGTACAAGTGGACCTCTGAGGAACTTAAGTTGATGTACAACATTGCTCATGATGTGAGGCCGTGGTGA
- a CDS encoding SLC13 family permease gives MVAITPSIVVVFAIILLALVFFATEPVPVDITALGVMVTLMLVQPASEWLVSANLLAEPIMLFDPYPRQALSGFASTATLTVLAMFILSEGVQRTGVVQLLGAKISSFTGNSESRQLGATIGVVAPISGFINNTAAVAILLPMVSDLAERGGTSPSKLLLPLSYASMFGGTLTLIGTSTNILASDLSGRLINRPFTMFEFTELGLIVSVVGTVYLLTVGRWLTPERIKPRRDLTEEFEMSDYLTEVTVRSDSPLIGQRVQRALVETEFDVDLIQLIRDGQVFLEPLGPKEIQAGDVFALRTDRDTLVELLDVEGLDIVPNVTVDEAELEAGEAGQNLVEIVVAPGSSLIGESLASASFRQRYNATVLALRRGEELIRRRMDNISLRVGDTLLIQGATDSIERLDNNRDFIVAQEIERHDYREEKIPVALGIVLLVVALAALNIVPIVVSALAGALAMVVTKCLRPPELYDAVQWDVIFLLAGVIPLGIAMENSAAAALLAEFVVMTGDFLSLVGVLAVFYLVTALLTNVISNNASVVLMIPVAVDTAETLGANTFAFILAVTFAASTAFMTPVGYQTNLFVYGPGGYRFTDYLRVGAPLQLLFAAVTTVGIAALWGVTPPA, from the coding sequence GTGGTAGCGATAACACCGAGTATCGTCGTCGTCTTCGCGATCATCCTTCTCGCACTGGTGTTCTTCGCCACTGAGCCGGTGCCCGTGGATATCACCGCACTCGGCGTGATGGTGACGCTGATGCTCGTACAACCGGCCTCTGAGTGGCTGGTCTCTGCGAACCTGCTCGCAGAGCCGATCATGTTGTTCGATCCCTACCCCAGACAAGCACTCTCGGGATTCGCCAGCACAGCGACGCTGACGGTGCTGGCGATGTTTATCCTGAGCGAAGGTGTCCAACGAACCGGTGTTGTTCAGTTACTCGGCGCGAAGATCTCGTCGTTCACCGGTAACAGCGAGAGCCGCCAACTGGGTGCGACGATCGGCGTGGTCGCCCCCATCTCGGGCTTCATCAACAACACCGCTGCCGTCGCCATCCTCCTGCCGATGGTTTCCGACTTGGCCGAACGCGGTGGTACCTCACCGTCGAAGCTCCTCTTACCGCTCTCGTACGCGTCGATGTTCGGCGGGACGCTCACGCTCATCGGCACCTCGACGAACATCCTCGCGTCGGACCTCTCGGGCCGCCTCATCAATCGGCCGTTCACGATGTTCGAGTTCACCGAACTCGGTCTCATCGTGAGCGTCGTCGGGACGGTGTACCTGCTCACGGTCGGTCGGTGGCTCACACCCGAACGCATCAAACCCAGGCGTGACCTGACCGAGGAGTTCGAGATGAGCGACTACCTGACGGAAGTCACGGTTCGTTCGGATTCACCCCTCATCGGGCAACGAGTCCAGCGCGCGCTCGTGGAGACGGAGTTCGACGTAGACCTCATCCAACTCATCCGGGACGGGCAGGTGTTCTTGGAACCGCTCGGTCCGAAGGAGATACAGGCAGGTGACGTGTTCGCGCTCAGAACCGATCGGGATACATTGGTCGAACTCCTCGACGTGGAAGGGTTGGACATCGTCCCAAACGTTACCGTTGACGAGGCGGAACTCGAAGCGGGCGAGGCCGGACAGAACCTCGTCGAAATCGTCGTCGCACCGGGGTCGTCGCTCATCGGCGAGTCGTTGGCGTCAGCGAGTTTCCGACAGCGCTACAATGCAACAGTGCTCGCACTTCGGCGCGGGGAAGAACTCATTCGCCGCCGGATGGACAACATCTCGCTCCGTGTTGGTGACACGCTTCTCATACAGGGTGCAACAGACAGCATCGAACGCCTCGACAACAACCGGGACTTCATCGTCGCCCAAGAGATCGAGCGTCACGACTACCGCGAGGAGAAGATCCCAGTCGCCCTCGGTATCGTTCTCCTCGTCGTCGCTCTCGCGGCCCTGAACATTGTGCCTATCGTCGTCTCCGCGCTCGCTGGAGCGTTGGCAATGGTGGTAACGAAGTGTCTCCGTCCGCCCGAACTGTACGACGCCGTCCAGTGGGACGTTATTTTCCTCCTTGCTGGTGTCATCCCACTCGGTATCGCCATGGAAAACTCGGCGGCCGCGGCGCTCCTCGCGGAGTTCGTCGTGATGACCGGGGATTTCCTCTCACTCGTCGGCGTCCTCGCGGTGTTCTATCTCGTTACCGCCCTGCTGACGAACGTCATCTCGAACAACGCCAGCGTCGTCCTGATGATTCCCGTGGCAGTGGACACAGCAGAGACACTGGGTGCGAACACGTTCGCATTCATTCTCGCCGTCACGTTCGCCGCCTCAACGGCGTTCATGACGCCCGTTGGGTACCAGACAAATCTGTTCGTCTACGGTCCCGGCGGCTACCGCTTTACGGACTATCTTCGCGTCGGTGCACCCCTTCAACTGCTGTTTGCAGCAGTCACCACAGTCGGTATCGCCGCGTTATGGGGTGTCACTCCTCCCGCGTGA
- a CDS encoding DUF7845 domain-containing protein: MTEDVDPFDALEEAEAVTSDDQDPVTNTVENTKADRLRASAGTDGADLESDTDGRSKDPLSKFVAECRWCRVGFESKEAAHAHEDCSKEPVSVCRFCGEEHTPRDDPEDHLYGCDEYQRYREKQIRNSRAGTMRGGDGLGIRQFIDGQPHEFSAYLKYDNALSTYFGLVSLYKMHDFEEYGQLRAGLEFDDKDWNLEFGYKSCGLAPPDDDTDLGRWDWRLDDPLEFRIYVYPSAYDSYQDAKDENRQRVYYRVSPRWSDMESVNGKSFSNPHDLLGVDIEVDGSYFEFDQYADVLYQALDVLRDRQQEFGWNSYTAIDADACHPEETHESSNVIDAEYYVRVKKELTGKVYAFDGTLHRISMLLGRERSGYSKTVRDDRKCEGHYHTATIGAMRAAALVGGHELPKEFKHYHVKEPDAVEGTVLENPKMGVSFQHGLYDDTLYWDDLDRLKRELDEGLLNLLQWSDLPITPDHQVFVADDYFAVEGSRRFRKVIDDPLPRIAQQQDEEVRRFAVAGNLTETDVNLVDELLTDGGHISPADLAERIGVHINTCYKSLKRLGNIVQHDYGSVELASKHIAQGVVEHIDSARSVVENTLEEAADDLVRAETFGDDDPWSRWLDHYVEDVEEGAGSGNRDVLEFGWKPSDRHDAKRLIRAGAMKWAEVAGEDMPRFAREFEVEMTLADNSRFNLDWRALKKLLPRNYSLTPSHG; the protein is encoded by the coding sequence GTGACCGAGGATGTCGATCCGTTCGACGCCCTCGAGGAGGCCGAAGCCGTCACCTCCGACGACCAAGACCCTGTCACCAACACCGTCGAGAACACGAAAGCCGACCGACTACGCGCGAGTGCCGGCACCGACGGTGCCGACCTCGAGTCCGATACCGACGGACGATCCAAAGACCCGCTCTCGAAGTTCGTCGCCGAGTGTCGATGGTGCCGCGTCGGATTCGAGAGCAAAGAAGCCGCGCACGCACACGAGGACTGCTCGAAAGAACCCGTCTCAGTCTGTCGCTTCTGTGGTGAAGAACACACTCCGCGCGATGATCCGGAAGACCACCTCTACGGGTGCGACGAATACCAGCGCTACCGAGAGAAGCAGATTCGGAACTCGCGGGCCGGAACGATGCGTGGCGGTGACGGGCTCGGTATCCGCCAGTTCATCGACGGACAACCGCACGAGTTCTCCGCGTACCTCAAGTACGACAACGCGCTGAGTACGTACTTCGGTCTCGTCTCCCTGTACAAAATGCACGATTTCGAGGAGTACGGCCAACTTCGCGCTGGCCTCGAATTCGACGACAAGGACTGGAACCTCGAATTCGGCTACAAATCGTGCGGCCTCGCACCACCGGACGACGATACTGACCTCGGGCGATGGGACTGGCGTCTCGACGATCCGCTCGAATTCCGGATCTACGTCTACCCCAGCGCGTACGATAGTTACCAAGACGCGAAAGACGAGAACCGCCAACGCGTCTACTACCGCGTCTCTCCCCGGTGGTCCGACATGGAGTCGGTAAACGGGAAGTCATTCTCGAACCCGCACGATCTCCTGGGCGTAGACATCGAAGTTGATGGAAGCTACTTCGAGTTCGATCAGTACGCCGACGTCCTCTACCAAGCACTCGACGTCCTTCGAGATCGGCAACAAGAGTTCGGATGGAATTCCTACACTGCTATCGACGCAGACGCGTGCCATCCCGAGGAGACTCACGAGTCCTCGAACGTCATCGACGCGGAGTACTACGTGCGCGTGAAGAAAGAACTCACCGGGAAGGTCTACGCGTTCGACGGGACGCTTCACCGTATTTCGATGCTTCTCGGCCGCGAGCGCAGCGGCTACTCGAAGACAGTCCGTGACGACCGGAAGTGCGAAGGGCACTATCACACGGCCACAATAGGCGCGATGCGCGCGGCCGCGTTGGTCGGCGGTCACGAACTCCCGAAGGAGTTCAAGCACTACCACGTCAAGGAACCCGACGCTGTCGAAGGAACGGTTCTCGAGAACCCGAAAATGGGCGTGTCCTTCCAGCACGGCCTCTATGATGACACGCTGTACTGGGACGATCTCGACCGGCTGAAGCGAGAACTTGACGAGGGACTGTTGAACCTGCTTCAGTGGTCAGACCTGCCGATTACTCCGGACCACCAAGTGTTCGTGGCGGATGATTACTTCGCCGTAGAGGGCAGTCGGCGGTTCCGGAAGGTGATCGATGATCCGCTTCCGCGGATTGCTCAGCAGCAGGACGAAGAAGTGCGGCGCTTCGCTGTCGCTGGGAATCTCACGGAGACCGACGTCAACCTCGTTGATGAACTCCTGACTGACGGGGGGCACATCTCGCCTGCCGATCTCGCCGAACGGATCGGCGTCCACATCAACACCTGCTACAAGTCGCTGAAGCGACTGGGGAACATCGTCCAGCATGATTACGGGTCGGTCGAACTCGCCTCGAAGCACATCGCGCAGGGAGTCGTCGAACATATCGACTCCGCGCGGTCTGTCGTCGAGAACACGCTCGAGGAAGCGGCCGACGATCTCGTGCGTGCAGAGACGTTCGGTGACGATGATCCGTGGAGCCGGTGGCTCGATCACTACGTCGAAGACGTTGAAGAGGGAGCGGGAAGCGGGAACCGCGACGTTCTGGAGTTCGGGTGGAAGCCGAGTGACCGACACGACGCGAAGCGACTCATCCGCGCGGGCGCGATGAAGTGGGCGGAAGTCGCGGGTGAGGATATGCCGCGATTTGCGAGGGAGTTTGAGGTTGAAATGACGCTCGCGGATAACTCACGGTTCAACCTCGACTGGAGAGCCTTGAAGAAACTCCTGCCACGGAACTACTCGCTGACGCCGTCGCACGGCTGA
- a CDS encoding competence/damage-inducible protein A: MNVAIVTVGNELLAGDIENTNATWLARELTERGVKVARVITIPDEETTIAETVGEWSMSFDAVVVTGGLGGTPDDLTMPGVAAGLDRELAVDPVAAADVEATIDRILERKPDIEFDLKVEWYASMPAGATPIPNPEGLAPGCVAENVYVLPGIPEEMRAVFDNVADDFGGTVATTTFYTPEPEGAMAEPLATVATEFGVRVGSYPNRNGARTRVKLTATDAAVLDEASSWLVENAGVELTETDGKKTDG, from the coding sequence ATGAACGTCGCCATCGTGACCGTCGGCAACGAACTACTCGCAGGCGACATCGAGAACACGAACGCGACGTGGTTAGCGCGGGAACTGACCGAACGAGGCGTAAAAGTCGCTCGCGTCATCACCATCCCCGACGAGGAGACGACTATTGCCGAAACGGTGGGAGAGTGGTCGATGTCGTTCGACGCCGTCGTCGTCACCGGCGGTCTCGGCGGAACACCGGACGACCTGACGATGCCAGGTGTCGCCGCCGGACTCGACCGTGAGTTGGCGGTTGACCCCGTCGCCGCAGCGGACGTAGAGGCGACCATCGACCGGATTCTCGAACGGAAACCGGACATCGAGTTCGATCTGAAAGTCGAGTGGTACGCATCGATGCCCGCGGGCGCGACGCCGATTCCGAATCCCGAAGGCCTCGCACCGGGATGTGTCGCCGAGAACGTCTACGTCCTCCCAGGAATTCCAGAGGAGATGCGCGCTGTCTTCGACAACGTGGCTGACGACTTCGGCGGGACCGTGGCGACGACGACGTTCTACACACCCGAGCCGGAGGGTGCGATGGCAGAACCGCTCGCTACCGTGGCAACAGAGTTCGGCGTCCGCGTCGGGAGTTATCCAAACCGGAACGGAGCACGGACGCGGGTCAAACTCACTGCGACCGACGCGGCGGTACTCGATGAAGCATCATCGTGGTTAGTCGAGAACGCCGGCGTCGAGTTGACCGAAACCGACGGGAAGAAAACTGACGGATGA
- a CDS encoding CBS domain-containing protein has protein sequence MRGIRIGRVFGIPIQLNLTFLLILPLFAWLIGSDVGELVQVINELFGSAIDAAALTSGSIPWVLGSAAAIGLFLCVLFHEFGHSLVAMHYGYEIDSITLWLFGGVASFAEMPEDWRQELVIAVAGPIVSVALGVISFVGFVVLPATQGSVKFVLGYLALTNILLAVFNMLPGFPMDGGRVLRALLARRRSHARATKLAAEVGKMFAFLLGIFGLFYNLFLVALAFFIYMGASSEAQQTVMKAAFEDVTVRDVMTPREKLDVVDIRTSISELLDRMFYERHTGYPVVQNGRLVGMVTLNDARTVDEVERDAYIVKDVMSGELTTISPSADAMDAITTMQQNGVGRLPVVDDEGELVGLISRSDLVTALNIIQSRGPSTSIRPRDPTDVIEPR, from the coding sequence ATGCGAGGTATCCGTATCGGCCGCGTCTTCGGCATCCCGATTCAACTCAACCTCACGTTTCTCCTTATCCTCCCGCTTTTCGCGTGGCTTATCGGGTCTGATGTCGGCGAACTCGTCCAAGTTATCAACGAACTGTTCGGATCCGCCATCGACGCCGCGGCGCTCACCTCCGGGTCGATACCGTGGGTTCTCGGGAGCGCCGCTGCAATCGGCTTATTCCTGTGCGTTCTCTTCCACGAATTCGGCCACTCGCTGGTTGCGATGCATTACGGATACGAAATTGACTCGATTACCCTGTGGCTGTTCGGCGGCGTCGCAAGCTTCGCTGAGATGCCCGAGGACTGGCGACAGGAACTCGTTATCGCTGTTGCCGGTCCGATAGTTAGCGTTGCACTGGGGGTCATCTCGTTTGTTGGTTTCGTCGTTCTTCCTGCCACGCAGGGCTCCGTGAAGTTCGTTCTCGGCTATCTCGCGTTGACGAACATTCTGCTGGCAGTGTTCAACATGCTCCCCGGCTTCCCGATGGACGGCGGGCGCGTCCTCCGTGCGCTTCTCGCCCGGCGTCGGTCCCACGCGCGAGCGACGAAACTCGCTGCGGAGGTCGGGAAGATGTTCGCCTTCCTTCTCGGCATCTTCGGCCTGTTCTACAACCTGTTCCTCGTCGCCCTCGCCTTCTTCATCTACATGGGCGCGTCCTCGGAAGCCCAGCAGACGGTGATGAAGGCGGCGTTCGAGGACGTAACCGTCCGCGACGTGATGACGCCGCGAGAGAAGCTAGATGTCGTGGACATCCGAACGAGCATCAGCGAACTGTTGGATCGGATGTTCTACGAACGCCATACGGGCTACCCGGTCGTGCAAAACGGTCGTCTCGTCGGGATGGTGACGCTCAACGACGCTCGAACGGTGGACGAAGTCGAGCGCGATGCGTACATCGTCAAGGACGTAATGTCGGGCGAACTTACGACGATTTCGCCCAGTGCCGATGCTATGGATGCGATCACCACGATGCAACAGAACGGCGTCGGACGACTGCCCGTCGTTGACGATGAGGGCGAACTCGTCGGGCTTATCTCACGGTCCGACCTCGTTACCGCTCTCAACATTATCCAGTCACGCGGCCCGTCAACCTCGATTCGCCCCCGCGACCCGACTGACGTTATCGAGCCGCGATAG